Proteins from a genomic interval of Pseudomonas asplenii:
- the bcsA gene encoding UDP-forming cellulose synthase catalytic subunit encodes MTLERRIERLLGTSLRRIRQWPGHLQRLLLLCTALLCVVVLAGVISAPASLSQQFLLGLALVIAALVLRRFGGRLPIIAMISLSLIASLRYMYWRLSETLELESFHDTLFGYTLVVAELYALVVLVFGYVQTAWPLKRRPILLEQAPEDWPSVDVFITTVNESLEIVKITVFAAQGLDWPEDKLRVHVLDDGRREDFREFCESVGVHYLTRDNNLHAKAGNFNAALKVTHGEYIAAFDADHVPSRSFLQISMGWFLKDPKLAMLQTPHCFFSPDPFEKNLDTWHSVPNEGELFYGLVQDGNDLWNAAMFCGSCALMRRAPLQAIGGMDETTLTEDAHTSLKLNRAGYNTAYLALPQAAGMATENLARHINQRVRWARGMTQIFRTDNPMLGRGLTLGQRVCYTNAMLHFFYGFPRMVFLTAPLAYLIFGAQIFHAAPLMVAAYAFPHLLLANLTNSRIQGRFRHSYWNEVYETVLAWYILPPVLKAMINPRSGHFNVTDKGGDLHPEFFDWKMARPYIVLLLLNIAGVLFGLYDYIGADDTTDITVLLNQIWAMYNVMVTSAALAVASESRQIRSEPRVEAQLPVSLQLADGRVLQGTTEDFSQHGLGLSLGEGLSIPRGERLRVSLFRHGQHYDFDGTVVSSQGSNIGIQFEPMTLHQQSDLVHLTFARADTWAMNWGTGKPDSPLAALREVSVIGLHGIGELLKATVRLLPTLPARRRASSTSALDTP; translated from the coding sequence ATGACCCTCGAACGTCGCATCGAACGCCTGCTCGGCACCAGCCTCAGGCGCATCCGGCAATGGCCCGGGCACCTGCAACGGCTTCTGCTGCTGTGCACGGCGCTGCTCTGCGTGGTGGTCTTGGCCGGCGTCATCAGCGCACCGGCGAGCCTGTCCCAACAGTTTCTGCTCGGTCTTGCCCTGGTGATCGCGGCGCTGGTGCTGCGGCGCTTCGGGGGACGCCTGCCGATCATCGCGATGATCAGCCTGTCGCTGATCGCCTCGCTGCGCTACATGTACTGGCGCCTGAGCGAAACCCTGGAACTGGAAAGCTTCCACGACACCCTGTTCGGCTACACGCTGGTGGTGGCCGAACTCTACGCGCTGGTGGTGCTGGTCTTCGGCTACGTGCAGACCGCCTGGCCGCTGAAGCGCCGGCCGATCCTGCTGGAGCAGGCGCCCGAGGACTGGCCGAGCGTCGATGTGTTCATCACCACGGTCAACGAGTCCCTGGAGATCGTCAAGATCACCGTGTTCGCCGCACAGGGCCTGGACTGGCCCGAGGACAAGCTACGGGTGCATGTGCTGGACGACGGCCGCCGCGAGGATTTCCGCGAGTTCTGCGAAAGCGTCGGCGTGCACTACCTGACGCGCGACAACAACCTGCATGCCAAGGCCGGCAATTTCAACGCGGCGCTAAAGGTCACCCACGGCGAGTACATCGCCGCCTTCGATGCCGACCATGTGCCGTCGCGCTCCTTCCTGCAGATCAGCATGGGCTGGTTCCTCAAGGACCCCAAGCTCGCCATGCTGCAGACCCCACACTGCTTCTTCTCGCCCGATCCGTTCGAGAAGAACCTCGATACCTGGCACTCGGTCCCCAACGAAGGCGAGCTGTTCTACGGGCTGGTCCAGGACGGCAATGATCTGTGGAATGCCGCCATGTTCTGCGGCTCCTGCGCCCTGATGCGCCGCGCGCCGCTGCAGGCCATCGGCGGAATGGACGAAACCACCCTCACCGAAGACGCCCACACCTCGCTCAAGCTCAACCGCGCCGGCTACAACACCGCCTACCTGGCCTTGCCCCAGGCCGCCGGCATGGCCACCGAGAACCTGGCGCGACATATCAACCAGCGCGTTCGCTGGGCCCGGGGCATGACCCAGATCTTCCGCACCGACAACCCCATGCTCGGACGCGGACTGACCCTCGGCCAGCGCGTCTGCTACACCAACGCCATGCTGCACTTCTTCTACGGTTTCCCGCGCATGGTGTTTCTCACCGCGCCGCTGGCCTACCTGATTTTCGGTGCGCAGATCTTTCATGCCGCACCACTGATGGTGGCCGCCTACGCATTCCCGCACCTGCTGCTGGCCAACCTGACCAACTCGCGCATCCAGGGACGGTTCCGCCATTCGTACTGGAACGAGGTCTACGAGACGGTCCTGGCCTGGTACATCCTGCCGCCGGTACTCAAGGCGATGATCAACCCCCGCTCCGGGCACTTCAACGTCACCGACAAGGGCGGCGACCTGCACCCGGAGTTCTTCGACTGGAAGATGGCCCGTCCCTATATCGTGCTGCTGCTGTTGAACATCGCCGGCGTGCTCTTCGGCCTCTACGACTACATCGGAGCCGACGACACCACCGACATCACCGTGCTGCTCAACCAGATCTGGGCGATGTACAACGTGATGGTGACCAGCGCGGCCCTGGCGGTCGCCAGCGAAAGCCGGCAGATCCGCAGCGAGCCACGGGTCGAGGCGCAATTGCCGGTCAGCCTGCAACTGGCCGATGGCCGAGTGCTGCAAGGCACCACCGAGGATTTCTCGCAACATGGCCTGGGACTCAGCCTGGGCGAAGGCCTGTCGATTCCCCGGGGCGAACGCCTGCGGGTTTCGCTGTTCCGCCATGGGCAACACTACGACTTCGATGGCACCGTGGTCTCAAGCCAAGGCAGCAACATCGGCATCCAGTTCGAGCCGATGACCCTGCACCAGCAAAGCGACCTGGTCCACCTGACCTTCGCCCGCGCCGACACCTGGGCGATGAACTGGGGTACCGGCAAACCGGACTCACCCCTCGCGGCCCTGCGCGAAGTCAGCGTCATCGGTCTGCATGGGATTGGCGAACTGCTCAAGGCCACCGTACGCCTGCTCCCTACGCTGCCCGCAAGGCGCCGCGCCTCTTCCACCTCCGCCCTGGACACGCCATGA
- a CDS encoding cellulose biosynthesis protein BcsC: MSRLAKRTGLRRTLPLAVLLVLGSSTVRADDPQAQLIEQGRYWQAQHNPDRAMDAWNKLLLLAPDQPEALYGLGLGNVQLKRPDEARKYLARLQALVPPPRQAQQLEQDIALGNDEQTQLLTRARQLVDGNQYDEAVKVYRQLFNGRQPQGDLAREYYFMLGYSRGGEQESRTGLERLLREHPDDRAAALFLAKHLVRNLDTRAEGIRRLAVLAKDKDVGSDANETWRFALTWIGPPAPAQVPLFEQFLAAHPDDKEIRELMNKGKALARTNAGTPKAAAWRRDPQDARGLQALEAGDLAAAEQAFQARLREKPDDPDALGGLGIVRQKQERLDEAEDLLLRATRQPAGQPWRQALDNVRYWRLMAGATAAQKAGRPDQARTLIEQAASQSPGQPASQVALANLQAQQGQLAKAEAAYRKILANHRDDPQALTGLIGVLAQQGKADEALKLIDSLSPAAQTRLNAEVSVRSLRATQVAHVAEQRGDTKAAEQAYRQALADDPGNAWTRFALARIYLDQGRPQAAREQINDLLKRHPDQPDALYTRTLLAAQLGEWQDAQASLARIPPAKRSREMDELGKEIALHVQTEAAVANLRRGQRQEAQALLARSQALTEGKPERVAILASAYIDAGQPRQGVALMRDLVEHSPSPTSRLQLLYADTLFKADQDSDAADILRSLQGERLNDSDRRHYAALVKLYRIKQADQLREKGNLVAAYDMLKPILRQSPRDPQANAALARMYSASGNTAKAMALYKPLLENDPRNADLQLSVASLAAQAHDNTRADKALKTALALKPGVPKVLTSAAATYRAMGKSAEAADLLRQAVAIEGSQRRANPALETADSDGDNPFLDLPGQPRSVASRDEDPLRVSNEAADTMPADPALAPALYSRRDSLLDGGLDDDPALAGNPFAAGRRSGNAEREDLSPAQLALSEILQERSAYIAQGLSVRSNNNESGLSKLTDVEAPFEANLPAGDNRVALRVTPVSLHAGSVRDYSLGRFGSGLPGGSPGSQQASGVGLAVAVESPPHGIKADIGVSPVGFTYNTVIGGISLEQPLVSSPNMHYSIALSRRPVTDSLASFAGAKDRRTGISWGGVTANGGRALLGYDDQDVGLYGYGALHKLVGNNVESNTRAELGAGIYWYLDNQPDDKLTVGLSSMLLSYENNQGFFTYGHGGYFSPQTFFSVAVPVSWSQRSERFSYRLNGALGVQYIDQRGADYFPGHSAEQAANDLSYPGKSSTGVGYNLNVAGEYRLGSNLLLGGELALDNAQDYRQVTAGVYLRYLFEKMTGPMALPVSPYRSPYSN, from the coding sequence ATGAGCCGGCTGGCGAAGCGCACGGGCCTGCGCCGAACCCTGCCGCTAGCAGTGTTGCTGGTGCTGGGCAGCAGCACGGTCCGGGCCGATGACCCGCAGGCACAACTGATTGAGCAGGGCCGCTACTGGCAGGCCCAGCACAATCCCGACCGGGCCATGGACGCCTGGAACAAACTGCTGCTGCTCGCCCCCGACCAGCCCGAGGCGCTCTATGGCCTGGGCCTTGGCAACGTGCAGCTCAAGCGCCCGGACGAGGCGCGCAAGTACCTCGCCCGACTGCAGGCGCTGGTGCCACCGCCGCGCCAGGCGCAGCAACTGGAACAGGACATCGCCCTGGGCAACGACGAACAGACCCAGTTGTTGACGCGGGCGCGGCAACTGGTCGATGGCAATCAGTACGACGAAGCGGTGAAAGTCTATCGGCAACTGTTCAATGGCCGTCAGCCCCAAGGCGACCTGGCCCGCGAGTATTACTTCATGCTGGGCTATTCACGCGGTGGCGAACAGGAGTCCCGCACCGGCCTCGAACGGTTGCTGCGCGAACACCCCGACGACCGTGCCGCGGCGCTGTTCCTGGCCAAGCACCTGGTGCGCAACCTCGATACCCGCGCCGAAGGTATCCGCCGCCTGGCCGTCCTCGCCAAGGACAAGGATGTCGGCAGCGATGCCAACGAAACCTGGCGCTTCGCCCTGACCTGGATCGGCCCACCGGCGCCGGCGCAGGTGCCGCTGTTCGAACAGTTCCTCGCCGCCCACCCGGACGACAAGGAAATCCGCGAACTGATGAACAAGGGCAAGGCCCTCGCCCGCACCAATGCCGGCACGCCAAAAGCCGCCGCCTGGCGCCGCGACCCGCAGGACGCCCGTGGCCTGCAGGCCCTCGAGGCTGGCGACCTGGCCGCCGCCGAGCAAGCGTTTCAGGCGCGTCTGCGGGAAAAGCCCGACGACCCCGACGCCTTGGGCGGCCTGGGTATCGTGCGGCAGAAACAGGAACGCCTGGACGAAGCCGAAGACCTGCTGCTCAGGGCCACCCGTCAACCCGCTGGGCAGCCCTGGCGACAGGCCTTGGACAACGTTCGCTACTGGCGGTTGATGGCCGGTGCGACCGCCGCGCAGAAAGCCGGGCGCCCGGACCAGGCACGCACGCTGATCGAGCAGGCCGCCAGCCAGAGCCCTGGGCAACCGGCCAGCCAGGTGGCGCTCGCCAACCTGCAGGCACAGCAAGGGCAACTGGCGAAGGCCGAAGCCGCCTACCGGAAAATTCTCGCCAATCACCGCGACGATCCCCAGGCCCTCACCGGCCTGATCGGCGTCCTGGCACAGCAAGGCAAGGCCGATGAAGCGCTGAAGCTGATCGACTCGCTGTCGCCCGCCGCTCAGACAAGACTCAATGCCGAGGTTTCCGTCCGCTCCCTGCGTGCCACCCAGGTGGCCCATGTGGCCGAACAGCGCGGCGACACAAAGGCTGCCGAACAGGCCTATCGCCAGGCGCTGGCCGATGACCCCGGCAACGCCTGGACCCGCTTCGCCCTCGCCCGGATCTATCTCGACCAAGGCCGGCCCCAGGCTGCCCGGGAGCAGATCAACGACCTGCTCAAGCGCCACCCCGACCAGCCCGACGCGCTCTACACCCGAACCCTGCTGGCGGCGCAACTGGGCGAATGGCAGGACGCCCAGGCCAGCCTGGCGCGTATTCCACCGGCCAAACGCAGTCGCGAGATGGACGAACTGGGCAAGGAAATCGCCCTGCATGTGCAGACCGAAGCCGCCGTCGCCAACCTCCGCCGCGGCCAGCGCCAGGAAGCCCAGGCGCTGCTCGCCCGCAGCCAGGCGCTGACCGAGGGCAAACCCGAACGCGTGGCAATCCTGGCCTCGGCCTATATCGACGCCGGCCAGCCAAGGCAAGGCGTCGCGCTGATGCGCGACCTGGTGGAGCACTCGCCGAGTCCCACCAGCCGCCTGCAACTGCTCTATGCCGACACCCTGTTCAAGGCCGACCAGGACAGCGACGCCGCCGATATCCTGCGCAGCCTGCAGGGCGAGCGCCTGAACGACAGCGACCGCCGTCATTATGCCGCCCTGGTGAAGCTGTACCGGATCAAGCAGGCCGACCAGTTGCGCGAGAAGGGCAACCTGGTCGCCGCCTACGACATGCTCAAGCCGATCCTGCGCCAGTCCCCTCGTGATCCCCAGGCGAATGCGGCCCTGGCGCGGATGTACAGCGCCAGCGGCAACACCGCCAAGGCCATGGCCCTCTACAAACCGCTACTGGAGAACGACCCGCGCAATGCCGACCTGCAACTGAGCGTCGCCAGCCTCGCCGCCCAGGCCCACGACAATACCCGCGCCGACAAGGCCCTCAAGACCGCCCTGGCCCTCAAGCCGGGGGTGCCCAAGGTGCTGACCAGCGCCGCCGCCACCTACCGCGCCATGGGCAAGAGCGCCGAGGCCGCCGACCTGCTGCGCCAGGCCGTGGCCATCGAGGGCAGCCAGCGGCGCGCCAACCCGGCACTTGAAACGGCCGACAGCGACGGCGACAACCCTTTCCTTGATCTGCCGGGCCAGCCGCGTAGCGTTGCCTCGCGTGACGAAGACCCCTTGCGCGTCAGCAATGAGGCGGCCGATACGATGCCCGCCGACCCGGCCTTGGCACCTGCGCTCTACAGCCGTCGCGACAGCCTGCTCGACGGCGGCCTGGACGACGATCCGGCGCTGGCCGGCAACCCCTTCGCTGCAGGCCGGCGCTCCGGTAACGCCGAACGGGAGGACCTGAGCCCGGCGCAATTGGCGCTGAGCGAGATTCTCCAGGAACGCAGTGCCTACATCGCCCAGGGCCTGAGCGTGCGCAGCAACAACAATGAATCGGGGCTGAGCAAGTTGACCGACGTCGAGGCGCCGTTCGAAGCCAACCTGCCGGCCGGCGACAACCGCGTCGCACTACGGGTGACGCCCGTCTCGTTGCACGCCGGCAGCGTCCGCGACTACAGCCTCGGCCGCTTCGGCAGTGGCCTGCCCGGCGGCTCACCCGGCTCGCAACAGGCCAGTGGCGTGGGCCTGGCGGTCGCCGTGGAAAGCCCGCCCCACGGGATCAAGGCGGACATCGGTGTCAGTCCCGTGGGCTTCACCTACAACACGGTGATCGGCGGCATCAGCCTGGAACAGCCGCTGGTCTCCAGCCCGAACATGCACTACAGCATCGCGCTGTCGCGGCGACCGGTCACCGACAGCCTGGCCTCCTTCGCCGGCGCCAAGGATCGCCGTACCGGCATCAGTTGGGGTGGCGTGACGGCCAATGGCGGGCGCGCCTTGCTGGGCTACGACGACCAGGACGTCGGGCTGTATGGCTATGGCGCCCTGCACAAGCTGGTGGGCAATAACGTCGAGTCCAACACCCGCGCAGAACTGGGCGCCGGCATCTACTGGTACCTGGACAACCAGCCCGACGACAAACTCACCGTGGGCCTGAGCAGCATGCTGCTGTCCTATGAAAACAATCAGGGCTTCTTCACCTATGGCCACGGCGGCTATTTCAGCCCGCAGACCTTCTTTTCGGTGGCGGTGCCGGTCAGTTGGTCACAGCGCTCCGAACGTTTCAGCTATCGGCTCAACGGCGCGCTGGGGGTCCAGTACATCGACCAGCGGGGCGCCGACTACTTTCCCGGGCACAGCGCCGAGCAGGCCGCCAACGACCTCTCGTATCCGGGCAAGAGCAGCACCGGGGTCGGCTACAACCTGAATGTGGCAGGCGAATACCGGCTCGGCTCGAACCTGCTGCTGGGGGGCGAACTGGCGCTGGATAACGCCCAGGATTACCGCCAGGTCACCGCCGGGGTGTACCTGCGTTACCTGTTCGAAAAGATGACCGGGCCGATGGCCTTGCCGGTCAGCCCGTACCGTTCGCCCTACTCCAACTGA
- the bcsB gene encoding cellulose biosynthesis cyclic di-GMP-binding regulatory protein BcsB, producing the protein MTTTSSVGSAGRCTRYALALLACGSLFPAIGSALPPAEVQGNTTTAPAVSPLPQASPANSYSLSFKQLGRRDPMYLRGVESTDSADFGIRTDQVVTGVQLVLRFSYSPSMLPELSQLNVLVNDKVAASLPLPKEEAGKDLEKVVEIPARLVTDFNRIDLQLIGHYTMQCEDPLHSSLWARVSNDSQLNIQYSPIALKNDLALLPAPFFDRHDARPLKLPFVFDAAPGPAKLEAAAALSSKFGALASYRTATFPASIGQLPSRGNAIVLVTRRDALPLGELSGNPATGPSVTMMTNPNDPYGKLLVISGRNDAELKTAALAVALGSKALSGATALIDRLDPVPVRIPYDAPNWLPADRPVKLGELVDAQQLHVSGYSPREIIIPLRLPPDLYEWRNRGAPLQLKYRYTPQQFSTNSALLVHLNDHLIRSMQLPSVPNLNGEPQWLEWLKKDDSLPREASMYLPLDISTFKAQLQLRYMYDYIKQGECRDVIVEDMRGQIESDSTLDLSGLDHYTPMPDLAKFRDSGFPFTRLADLSETAVVMPDANGPEVLSAYLTVFGRFGDSTGYPTTGVQVIQARDVETVSDKDLLVLASASDQPLLKLWTDSMPARSESSHHFFDLSDLALRIHDWFSPDSEAAVRKTRSTLAWSGSGTPYLAGFESPLKSGRSVVVIASSEPSRLEEVTAAMIGGDDYKELIQGRLAVIQDKQITSLTADQPYYVGQLGWFRHLQLLLSRHLGWLLFSVLLGFALLCALIFLGLRAQAKRRLS; encoded by the coding sequence ATGACCACGACCTCCTCCGTTGGCAGCGCGGGACGCTGCACCCGTTATGCCCTGGCACTGCTGGCCTGCGGCAGTCTGTTCCCCGCAATCGGCAGCGCCCTGCCGCCAGCCGAGGTCCAGGGCAACACGACCACTGCGCCGGCTGTCAGCCCGCTGCCACAGGCAAGCCCCGCTAACAGCTACAGCCTGAGCTTCAAGCAACTCGGGCGCCGCGATCCCATGTACCTGCGGGGGGTCGAGTCCACCGACAGCGCCGATTTCGGCATCCGCACCGACCAGGTCGTCACCGGCGTGCAACTGGTGCTGCGGTTCAGCTATTCACCGTCCATGCTGCCCGAGCTGTCGCAGCTCAACGTGCTGGTCAACGACAAGGTCGCCGCCAGCCTGCCGCTGCCGAAGGAAGAGGCCGGCAAGGACCTGGAAAAAGTGGTCGAGATTCCGGCGCGGCTGGTCACCGACTTCAACCGGATCGACCTGCAACTGATCGGCCACTACACCATGCAGTGCGAAGACCCATTGCACTCGAGCCTATGGGCCAGAGTCAGCAATGACAGTCAGTTGAACATCCAGTACTCGCCCATCGCGCTGAAGAACGACCTGGCCCTGTTGCCAGCACCGTTTTTCGATCGCCACGACGCCCGGCCCTTGAAGCTGCCGTTTGTCTTCGACGCAGCTCCCGGCCCCGCCAAGCTGGAAGCGGCCGCCGCACTGTCGTCCAAGTTTGGCGCGCTGGCCAGCTACCGGACCGCGACCTTTCCCGCCAGCATCGGCCAGTTGCCCAGCCGCGGGAATGCCATCGTGCTGGTCACCCGACGCGATGCCCTGCCCCTGGGCGAACTGTCGGGCAACCCGGCCACCGGCCCCAGCGTGACCATGATGACCAACCCCAACGACCCCTACGGCAAGCTGCTGGTGATCAGCGGGCGCAACGACGCCGAACTCAAGACCGCCGCCCTCGCCGTTGCCCTGGGCAGCAAGGCGTTGTCCGGGGCCACCGCGCTGATCGACCGACTGGACCCGGTGCCGGTACGGATTCCCTACGATGCGCCCAACTGGCTGCCGGCCGACCGGCCGGTCAAGCTCGGCGAGCTGGTCGATGCCCAGCAATTGCATGTCTCCGGCTACAGCCCGCGGGAAATCATCATTCCCCTGCGCCTGCCACCGGACCTGTACGAATGGCGTAACCGGGGCGCCCCGCTCCAGCTCAAGTATCGCTACACCCCCCAGCAGTTCTCGACCAACTCGGCCCTGCTGGTGCACCTCAACGACCACCTGATCCGCTCGATGCAACTGCCGTCGGTACCCAATCTCAATGGCGAGCCGCAGTGGCTGGAATGGCTGAAGAAAGACGACAGCCTGCCCCGCGAGGCCAGCATGTACCTGCCGCTGGACATCTCCACCTTCAAGGCCCAGTTGCAACTGCGCTACATGTACGACTACATCAAGCAGGGCGAATGCCGGGATGTCATCGTCGAGGACATGCGCGGCCAGATCGAGTCGGACTCGACCCTCGACCTCAGCGGCCTGGACCACTACACGCCGATGCCCGACCTGGCCAAGTTCCGGGACAGCGGCTTCCCCTTCACCCGGCTCGCCGATCTCTCGGAAACCGCCGTGGTCATGCCCGACGCCAACGGCCCAGAGGTACTCAGCGCCTACCTGACCGTCTTCGGTCGCTTCGGTGATTCCACCGGCTACCCGACGACTGGCGTACAAGTGATCCAGGCCCGCGACGTCGAGACTGTCAGCGACAAGGACCTGCTGGTCCTGGCCTCCGCCAGCGACCAGCCGCTGCTCAAGCTCTGGACCGACTCGATGCCGGCGCGCAGCGAAAGCAGCCATCACTTCTTCGACCTGAGCGACCTGGCGCTGCGCATCCATGACTGGTTCAGCCCCGACTCCGAGGCAGCGGTCCGCAAGACCCGCAGCACACTGGCCTGGTCGGGCAGCGGCACGCCTTACCTGGCCGGTTTCGAGTCGCCCCTGAAAAGCGGACGCAGCGTGGTGGTGATCGCCAGCAGCGAACCGTCCCGCCTGGAAGAAGTGACGGCGGCCATGATCGGCGGCGATGATTACAAGGAACTGATCCAGGGCCGTCTGGCGGTGATCCAGGACAAGCAGATCACCAGCCTTACCGCCGACCAGCCGTACTATGTCGGCCAACTGGGCTGGTTCCGCCATCTGCAGTTGCTGCTGTCGCGGCATCTCGGCTGGCTGCTGTTCAGCGTCCTGCTTGGCTTCGCCCTGCTCTGCGCGTTGATCTTCCTGGGGCTGCGGGCCCAGGCCAAGCGGCGGCTGTCATGA
- a CDS encoding SGNH/GDSL hydrolase family protein — protein sequence MATSSVVAGLTFLIIGDSHLATPYFLLNPLHEALSRQGAQVHSLGICAANAGDWLKATPSPCGGAERRGNAEATVLDNASTRAIGELLDSDKPDLVVIVMGDTMASYDKPSFPKAWIWQQTNSLVKAIAAHQRPCVWVGPSWGSEGGKYGKTYERVRTMSDFLSKSVAPCRYIDSLQFSGKGEWATIDGQHLTLTGYKAWSDAIVKALLQMPLPRPGGQ from the coding sequence ATGGCAACTTCATCGGTCGTGGCGGGCCTGACCTTCCTGATCATCGGCGACAGCCACCTGGCGACTCCGTATTTTTTGCTCAATCCCCTGCATGAAGCGCTCAGCCGCCAGGGAGCCCAGGTGCACTCCCTGGGTATCTGCGCAGCCAACGCCGGCGACTGGCTCAAGGCCACGCCCAGCCCCTGCGGCGGTGCCGAACGGCGCGGCAATGCCGAAGCCACGGTACTCGACAATGCCTCGACCCGAGCCATCGGCGAACTGCTGGACAGCGACAAACCCGACCTCGTCGTGATCGTCATGGGCGACACCATGGCCAGCTACGACAAACCGAGCTTCCCCAAAGCCTGGATCTGGCAACAGACCAACAGCCTGGTCAAGGCCATCGCCGCCCACCAACGCCCATGCGTCTGGGTCGGGCCTAGCTGGGGCAGCGAAGGCGGCAAATACGGCAAGACCTACGAGCGGGTGCGAACAATGTCGGACTTTCTCAGCAAGAGCGTTGCGCCCTGCCGCTACATCGATTCGTTGCAGTTCTCCGGCAAGGGCGAGTGGGCAACCATCGACGGCCAGCACCTGACGCTCACCGGCTACAAGGCCTGGAGTGATGCCATCGTCAAGGCGCTGCTGCAGATGCCATTGCCGCGACCAGGAGGCCAATGA
- a CDS encoding Lrp/AsnC family transcriptional regulator gives MQGELDAYDRRILALLQEDASLSSAQIAEQVGLSQSPCWRRIQRLKDEGVIRGQVTLLDRKKIGLNTQIFAEVKLNAHGRSNFTEFTEAIRGFPEVLECYVLMGAVDFLLRIVTADIEAYERFFFEKLSMVPGIQEVNSIVALSEIKSTTSLPVLRS, from the coding sequence ATGCAGGGTGAGCTGGATGCGTATGATCGTCGGATCCTGGCGTTGCTGCAGGAGGATGCTTCACTGTCCAGTGCCCAGATCGCCGAGCAGGTAGGGCTGTCCCAATCGCCCTGTTGGCGGCGAATCCAGCGGCTCAAGGACGAGGGGGTGATCCGCGGCCAGGTGACGCTGCTCGATCGCAAGAAGATCGGCCTCAATACGCAGATTTTCGCCGAGGTGAAACTCAACGCCCACGGCCGTTCCAACTTCACCGAGTTCACCGAAGCGATCCGTGGTTTTCCCGAGGTGCTGGAGTGTTACGTGCTGATGGGCGCGGTGGATTTCCTGTTGCGGATCGTCACTGCCGATATCGAGGCGTACGAGCGGTTTTTCTTCGAGAAACTGTCGATGGTCCCGGGGATCCAGGAGGTCAACTCCATCGTTGCGCTGTCCGAGATCAAATCCACCACCAGCCTGCCGGTGTTGCGTTCCTGA
- the bcsQ gene encoding cellulose biosynthesis protein BcsQ translates to MQPSDDDDVRNLMRKFGASTDRYREIEVARVFAEKPLPAPDKPHSPTPIPATEPPRGPAAEPTMAGQSPSPPLRTLLGDLARQRQAQSGQPRQVTAMPQVAARIVAVVSTRGGVGRSTLASLLAVLLNSADRQALVLELDPQNAQHQHLGILPQATGICRASLEGRGWQDLAKSGYASTRLLAFGESEPQQLHTLERQLENDPHWLARHLATLGLGTHDTLIIDTAAGSSVFQEQALHMADLIIAVVRPDAASHAALDHLVSTLAPHLGGERPAICWFVINGVDSSHGLSVDIAQILENQLKPQLLGTVAWDEAISEALAYECNPFEQAADAQGCRDILAIADKLHDQLEPRLP, encoded by the coding sequence ATGCAGCCTTCAGACGACGATGATGTCAGAAACCTGATGCGCAAGTTCGGCGCCAGCACCGACCGCTATCGGGAAATCGAGGTGGCCCGGGTCTTCGCCGAAAAGCCGCTCCCCGCGCCTGACAAGCCTCACTCGCCAACACCAATACCCGCCACCGAACCACCCCGGGGGCCCGCCGCCGAGCCGACGATGGCCGGCCAGAGTCCCTCGCCCCCCTTGCGCACGCTGCTCGGCGACCTCGCACGCCAGCGCCAGGCGCAGTCCGGGCAACCACGCCAGGTCACCGCCATGCCGCAGGTGGCGGCACGGATTGTCGCCGTGGTCTCGACCCGTGGCGGCGTGGGCCGCAGCACCCTGGCCAGCCTGCTCGCGGTACTGCTCAACAGCGCTGATCGGCAGGCCCTGGTGCTCGAACTCGACCCACAGAACGCCCAGCACCAGCACCTGGGCATCCTCCCGCAGGCGACAGGCATCTGCCGGGCCAGCCTGGAGGGCCGGGGCTGGCAGGACCTCGCCAAGAGCGGCTACGCCAGCACCCGGTTGCTGGCCTTTGGCGAAAGCGAACCGCAGCAGTTGCACACCCTCGAACGCCAGCTCGAAAACGACCCGCACTGGCTCGCCCGGCATCTGGCCACGCTCGGCCTTGGCACCCATGACACGTTGATCATCGACACCGCAGCCGGCAGCAGCGTCTTCCAGGAACAGGCCCTGCACATGGCCGACCTGATCATCGCCGTCGTGCGGCCCGATGCCGCCTCCCACGCCGCGCTCGACCATCTGGTCAGCACCCTCGCTCCCCACCTGGGCGGCGAACGGCCCGCCATCTGCTGGTTCGTGATCAACGGCGTGGACAGTTCCCATGGGTTGTCCGTGGATATCGCGCAGATCCTCGAGAACCAGCTCAAACCCCAACTGCTCGGGACGGTCGCCTGGGACGAAGCCATCTCAGAGGCCCTGGCCTACGAGTGCAACCCGTTCGAACAGGCCGCCGATGCCCAGGGTTGCCGGGACATCCTGGCCATCGCCGACAAGCTTCATGACCAACTGGAGCCGCGCCTGCCATGA